From one Fusobacterium mortiferum ATCC 9817 genomic stretch:
- a CDS encoding GNAT family N-acetyltransferase: MKILKVENDKKRYINLLLLADEEEKMIDKYLERGDMYVLDDNGIKAECVVTNEGNGVLEIKNIAVFPQYQGQNYGKKLIEFIIEKYSKDYSVIQVGTGDSPTTIPFYEKCGFKKSHIIKDFFIKNYDKPIIENGVQLVDMVYLKKSLKKEELK; this comes from the coding sequence TTGAAAATTTTAAAAGTGGAAAATGATAAAAAAAGATATATTAATTTATTATTATTAGCTGATGAAGAAGAAAAGATGATTGATAAATATCTTGAGAGAGGAGATATGTATGTTCTTGATGATAATGGAATAAAGGCAGAGTGTGTAGTAACTAATGAAGGTAATGGAGTATTGGAGATAAAAAATATTGCTGTATTTCCTCAATATCAAGGACAAAATTATGGAAAAAAGTTAATAGAGTTTATAATAGAAAAATATTCAAAAGATTATTCAGTTATACAAGTTGGGACAGGAGATAGTCCAACTACTATCCCTTTTTATGAAAAGTGTGGATTTAAAAAATCTCATATTATAAAGGATTTTTTTATTAAAAATTATGATAAGCCTATAATTGAAAATGGAGTTCAATTAGTAGATATGGTATATTTGAAAAAAAGTTTGAAAAAAGAGGAATTAAAATGA
- a CDS encoding RNA 2'-phosphotransferase yields MRKLDDIKLGKFLSLILRHKPETVGITLDKNGWVDVNELIEKIKLSGRYIDMEILERIVRENNKKRYSFDENKKKIRANQGHSIEVELNLKEMTPPTILYHGTATRFLESIREKGIIKGKRQYVHLSKDIETARNVGKRHGEVVILPIDIEGLKKIGHKFYLSENKVWLSDDIPSKYILWDKIIY; encoded by the coding sequence ATGAGAAAATTAGATGATATAAAACTTGGAAAATTTTTAAGTCTTATCCTTAGACATAAACCAGAAACAGTAGGAATAACTTTAGATAAAAATGGTTGGGTAGATGTAAATGAGTTAATAGAAAAAATAAAACTTTCTGGTAGATATATTGATATGGAAATACTAGAAAGAATAGTTAGAGAAAATAATAAGAAGAGATATTCTTTTGATGAAAATAAAAAGAAAATAAGAGCTAATCAAGGACACTCTATTGAAGTGGAGTTAAATTTAAAAGAGATGACACCTCCAACTATTCTATATCATGGAACAGCAACTAGATTTTTAGAAAGTATTAGAGAAAAAGGAATAATTAAAGGAAAAAGACAATATGTTCATCTGTCTAAGGATATAGAAACTGCCAGAAATGTTGGGAAAAGACATGGAGAAGTAGTTATTTTACCAATAGATATAGAGGGCTTGAAGAAAATTGGACATAAATTTTATCTATCAGAGAACAAGGTTTGGTTAAGTGATGATATTCCAAGTAAATATATTTTATGGGATAAAATTATTTATTAA
- a CDS encoding RNA-splicing ligase RtcB, producing the protein MYKIMSNNLTDYEAINQIEEINKIFNDNNIVIMPDYHAGKGCVVGTTMLITDKVCPNHVGVDIGCGIAGYKIDKRYFKFDIEKLKELDDIIRKNIPSGLSINKRKSKFIPKGYEIKLRAKVDRQAMDRAYLSLGTLGGGNHFIEVGENEECYILFVHSGSRNLGVQVANYHQNIAIDTCNKERVEYIYNITKNVAPEEREKMIEEYKKENPHILNPSCYLEGVYLEDYLFDMRVMEEFACLNREIMIKTILEKLDIPFVKGNYIESTHNYIEEYKGLHILRKGATSAKKDERVIIPLNMRDGIIIGIGKGNPEWNYSAPHGAGRILSRKKAKENLSLDEFKETMEGIFTTCVSNSTLDESPMAYKPMEEILEVIGDTIEIEEIVKPIYNFKAN; encoded by the coding sequence ATGTATAAAATAATGTCGAATAATTTGACTGATTATGAAGCTATAAATCAGATAGAAGAGATTAATAAGATATTTAATGATAATAACATAGTAATTATGCCAGACTATCATGCTGGAAAAGGTTGTGTAGTAGGAACTACTATGCTGATAACTGATAAAGTTTGTCCTAACCATGTAGGTGTAGATATTGGTTGTGGAATAGCTGGTTATAAAATAGATAAGAGATATTTTAAATTTGATATAGAGAAATTAAAAGAGTTAGATGATATAATAAGAAAAAATATTCCAAGTGGTTTATCAATAAACAAAAGAAAATCAAAGTTTATACCTAAAGGTTACGAGATAAAATTAAGAGCTAAAGTAGATAGACAAGCTATGGATAGAGCTTATTTAAGTTTAGGAACTCTTGGTGGAGGAAATCATTTTATAGAAGTAGGAGAAAATGAAGAGTGTTATATTTTATTTGTTCACTCTGGAAGTAGAAATTTAGGAGTTCAAGTAGCAAATTATCATCAAAATATAGCAATAGATACTTGTAACAAAGAGAGAGTAGAGTATATTTATAATATAACTAAAAATGTAGCTCCAGAAGAGAGAGAAAAGATGATAGAGGAATATAAGAAAGAAAATCCTCATATTCTGAATCCAAGCTGTTATTTAGAAGGAGTTTATTTAGAAGATTATCTCTTTGATATGAGAGTAATGGAAGAGTTTGCATGCCTAAATAGGGAGATAATGATAAAAACTATTTTAGAAAAATTAGATATTCCTTTTGTTAAAGGAAATTATATAGAGAGTACTCATAACTATATAGAGGAGTATAAAGGGCTTCATATTTTGAGAAAAGGTGCTACATCAGCTAAAAAAGATGAAAGAGTTATAATTCCTTTAAATATGAGAGATGGAATTATCATAGGAATAGGAAAGGGTAATCCAGAGTGGAATTATTCAGCTCCACATGGTGCTGGAAGGATTCTTAGTAGAAAAAAGGCTAAGGAAAATCTGTCTTTAGATGAGTTTAAAGAAACTATGGAAGGAATATTTACTACTTGTGTATCTAATAGTACTTTAGATGAATCTCCTATGGCTTACAAACCTATGGAAGAGATTTTAGAGGTTATTGGAGATACTATTGAAATAGAAGAGATAGTAAAACCAATTTATAATTTTAAAGCTAATTAA
- a CDS encoding tetratricopeptide repeat protein, translating to MEILLSVKDEGEKDSLWNFRIGYSCYYSGRLEEAQKYFERSLEINPEEPDADVLLRFTYSDLGTKKIDEGKPEEALEYYKKSRELARDTDGIIFSESDLAWAYDHLGKYEKAYEYLKNIISLGRDDIWLHSEVGFCLGGLGKYEEAAEEFKKAIEMGRDDSWIFARLGQAYRELEKYDEALETYFKGLEIDKNDIWLNSEVAWIYDTIKDDCNTGLKYLEKVKELGRDDIWINSEFGWVYNHLERYEEGLLYLEKAKELGRDDIWINFEIGYSLVRLNRGEEALNHYKKAKELGRDDIGLNSEMGYCLDSLERWEEALPYLEKARELGRDDRWINSEIGFCLNRLDRFEEGLLYFEKAKEQGKDDIWLYSEIGYCLKRLARWEEALSYYQKANEMGRDDEWLNVEIGECLGEMGRIEEGIARLQKTLTLKDCDEVLVNSQIGYLYGKLNNSKEALKYLYKAEELGRKDVWLYSEIGWNLADDSETYEKALDYFNKAVELGRDDTWIDGQIGFVQSKLGNYKEAISRFERVYFATPEDNWIAFQLGAVYRKAGEITKAIEILEKSVENTPFRGWVELELAICYALIEEKEKAQEYLDKAELYIGGERENYPDVKKDFEMVNQLLKATSYLS from the coding sequence ATGGAGATTTTACTCTCTGTAAAAGATGAGGGAGAGAAAGACTCACTATGGAATTTCCGTATTGGATACTCTTGTTATTATTCTGGAAGATTAGAAGAAGCTCAAAAATATTTTGAAAGAAGTTTGGAGATAAATCCAGAAGAGCCAGATGCAGATGTACTTTTAAGATTTACTTATTCAGATTTAGGAACTAAAAAGATAGATGAGGGAAAACCAGAGGAAGCTTTAGAGTATTATAAAAAATCAAGAGAGTTAGCAAGAGATACAGACGGAATTATCTTTTCAGAATCAGATTTAGCTTGGGCATATGACCATCTTGGTAAGTATGAAAAAGCCTATGAATATTTAAAAAATATAATTTCATTGGGAAGAGATGATATCTGGTTACATTCAGAAGTAGGGTTCTGTTTAGGTGGACTTGGAAAATATGAAGAAGCAGCAGAGGAATTTAAAAAAGCTATTGAAATGGGAAGAGATGATTCTTGGATTTTTGCTAGACTTGGACAGGCATATAGAGAGTTAGAAAAATATGATGAGGCATTGGAAACATATTTTAAAGGATTGGAAATAGATAAAAATGATATTTGGTTAAATTCAGAGGTAGCTTGGATTTATGATACAATAAAAGATGACTGTAATACAGGATTGAAATATCTAGAGAAGGTAAAAGAGTTAGGAAGAGATGATATCTGGATAAATTCTGAATTTGGTTGGGTATATAATCATTTAGAGAGATATGAAGAGGGACTACTTTATTTAGAAAAAGCTAAAGAGTTGGGAAGAGATGATATTTGGATAAACTTTGAGATAGGATACTCTCTTGTGAGATTAAATAGAGGAGAAGAGGCATTAAATCATTATAAAAAAGCCAAAGAATTAGGAAGAGATGATATAGGTTTAAATAGTGAAATGGGTTATTGTTTAGATAGCTTAGAAAGATGGGAAGAAGCATTGCCATATTTAGAAAAGGCAAGAGAGCTAGGAAGAGATGACAGATGGATAAACTCTGAAATAGGTTTTTGTTTAAATAGATTGGATAGATTTGAAGAGGGATTACTATATTTTGAAAAAGCTAAGGAACAAGGAAAAGATGATATTTGGTTATATTCAGAGATAGGATATTGTCTAAAAAGATTGGCTAGATGGGAAGAAGCTCTTTCATATTATCAAAAAGCTAATGAAATGGGAAGAGATGATGAGTGGCTAAATGTTGAGATAGGTGAGTGTCTAGGAGAGATGGGAAGAATAGAAGAGGGAATAGCTAGACTTCAAAAAACTCTTACATTAAAAGATTGTGATGAAGTTTTAGTAAACTCTCAAATAGGATATCTGTATGGAAAATTAAATAACTCAAAAGAAGCATTGAAATATCTGTATAAAGCTGAGGAATTAGGAAGAAAAGATGTGTGGCTATATTCTGAAATAGGTTGGAACTTGGCTGATGATAGTGAAACTTATGAGAAAGCACTTGACTATTTTAATAAAGCAGTAGAATTAGGAAGAGATGATACTTGGATAGATGGACAGATAGGATTTGTTCAAAGCAAACTTGGAAACTATAAAGAGGCTATCTCTCGTTTTGAAAGAGTTTATTTTGCTACTCCAGAAGATAATTGGATAGCTTTTCAATTGGGGGCAGTATATAGAAAAGCTGGAGAGATAACAAAAGCTATTGAGATTTTAGAAAAATCAGTAGAAAATACACCATTTAGAGGTTGGGTAGAATTAGAATTAGCTATCTGTTATGCTCTTATAGAAGAAAAAGAAAAAGCACAAGAGTATTTAGATAAGGCAGAATTATATATAGGAGGAGAAAGAGAAAACTATCCAGATGTGAAAAAAGATTTTGAGATGGTAAACCAACTTCTTAAAGCTACTAGTTATTTATCCTAA
- a CDS encoding DUF2004 domain-containing protein — MKIRFFGEIDINKDYYETTIHLKDRDIQLDLNLEEVIGKKDWILEYDEYISKLSIYKEKIEEKLNEDFDDWGLTKEWIDWHIEGFDKKDIEKLTEGVDKNLPIDEKLFSVINLERVGIYPEYEDYAIWDFMLDNEFSDQILVVVTDNKGEIVDITWES; from the coding sequence ATGAAGATAAGATTCTTTGGAGAGATTGATATCAATAAAGATTATTATGAGACTACTATTCATTTAAAGGATAGAGATATCCAATTAGATTTGAATTTAGAAGAGGTAATAGGAAAAAAAGATTGGATATTAGAGTATGATGAATATATTTCAAAATTATCTATCTATAAGGAAAAGATAGAAGAGAAACTAAATGAGGATTTTGATGACTGGGGTCTTACTAAAGAGTGGATAGATTGGCATATAGAGGGATTTGATAAAAAAGATATAGAAAAACTTACAGAGGGAGTAGATAAAAATCTTCCAATAGATGAAAAACTTTTTAGTGTAATAAACTTAGAAAGAGTAGGGATATACCCAGAATATGAAGATTATGCTATATGGGATTTTATGCTAGATAATGAATTTAGTGATCAAATTCTTGTAGTTGTTACTGACAATAAGGGAGAGATAGTAGATATTACTTGGGAAAGTTAA
- a CDS encoding DUF4261 domain-containing protein, giving the protein MEKNNVMNGFILFKDTVCNFDEIKKNLKSDWNIEMNGEIKEEATVFNIGNTMVALSFIPAPVPNGEAEANAKNNIFWEDGVKKTSEHQAQMIVAVTGGKDAVKSSKLFVKVASSILKLENTIGIYKYPTVIPSDMYIEVAEELKEDSFPVLDVVYIGMYRSDNGICGYTEGLKYFGKKEIEVIDTDVEVFELYEFLIDIANYVITCDVKLNDGETIGFSAEQKLPITVTKGVVFEEDTIKIEFNNSNKN; this is encoded by the coding sequence ATGGAAAAAAATAATGTAATGAATGGATTTATACTTTTTAAAGACACAGTTTGTAATTTTGATGAGATTAAGAAAAATTTAAAATCTGATTGGAATATTGAGATGAATGGAGAGATAAAAGAAGAAGCAACTGTTTTTAATATTGGAAATACTATGGTAGCTCTATCTTTTATACCAGCTCCTGTACCGAATGGAGAGGCAGAAGCTAATGCTAAAAATAATATCTTCTGGGAAGATGGAGTTAAGAAAACTTCTGAACATCAAGCACAGATGATAGTAGCTGTAACAGGTGGAAAAGATGCAGTAAAAAGTTCTAAACTTTTTGTAAAAGTAGCTTCGAGTATTTTGAAGTTAGAAAATACAATAGGAATTTATAAGTATCCAACTGTAATTCCAAGTGATATGTATATTGAAGTTGCTGAAGAGTTAAAAGAGGATTCTTTCCCAGTGCTAGATGTGGTATATATTGGAATGTATAGAAGTGATAATGGAATCTGTGGATATACAGAGGGATTAAAATATTTTGGTAAAAAAGAGATAGAGGTAATAGACACTGATGTAGAAGTGTTTGAGTTGTATGAGTTTTTAATAGATATAGCTAACTATGTAATAACTTGTGATGTAAAATTAAATGATGGAGAAACAATAGGATTTTCAGCTGAACAAAAACTTCCTATAACTGTAACTAAGGGAGTAGTATTTGAAGAGGATACTATTAAGATAGAGTTTAATAATAGTAATAAAAATTAA
- a CDS encoding DMP19 family protein: MINISEDLWWDTFEEYSIKFGEVRPDYKKLKPEEAEIGALFNMELDMHNGGFLQFFCNWGYEAYIYALRGLESIGAIETKKLLEKQYGVIARLKDDKRVDELWAIPEFLKESELDKLDKLDEEYWEDKEKIMDKMYTHYIEKK, translated from the coding sequence ATGATAAATATAAGTGAAGATTTATGGTGGGATACTTTTGAAGAGTATTCTATAAAATTTGGAGAGGTAAGACCAGATTATAAAAAGTTAAAACCAGAGGAAGCAGAGATAGGAGCACTGTTTAATATGGAATTGGATATGCACAATGGAGGTTTTTTACAATTTTTCTGCAACTGGGGATATGAGGCATATATCTATGCACTAAGAGGGCTAGAGAGTATAGGAGCAATAGAAACTAAAAAACTTCTTGAAAAACAATATGGAGTAATAGCTAGATTAAAAGATGATAAAAGAGTAGATGAGCTATGGGCTATTCCAGAGTTCTTAAAGGAGAGCGAGCTAGATAAGTTAGATAAATTAGATGAAGAGTATTGGGAAGATAAAGAGAAGATAATGGATAAGATGTATACTCACTATATTGAGAAAAAATAA
- a CDS encoding MATE family efflux transporter yields the protein MTDLTTGSPTKQMLKFAMPVCLGNLFQLFYSLTDTRIVGSTLGENALAAVGASTAISTLLIGFLTGLTNGFSIIIAQNFGAKNEEKIRKSIAGTILLGFLTALFISFFSVTFLKSILNILNVSDEIFPQSYGYIRAILLGIIATMFYNAFAGILRAIGDTVAPLIFLVIACGFNIFLDLYFILGLGKGVAGAAWATVISQGISVLFCVIYMWKKYPNLRLKKEDFKIDIQLVKKLYGSGLSMGMMMSLVYFGTLALQIAINTLGTNTIVAHTAARKITEFFMLPFGVMSITMATYCGQNKGAREYKRIKIGIWQALYITWAWCAFILVLSYTISPQLVYLVTGTEISEIIDTAEKYLKINTIFYFVPAMICILRNAMQGIGDLITPIFSSFIELIGKVAIAFFLTPSIGYMGIIVSEPIVWVLMVIPLIVKIIRNPIFKNLDKGE from the coding sequence ATGACAGATTTAACAACAGGTAGTCCTACAAAACAGATGCTAAAATTTGCTATGCCAGTGTGCCTAGGAAATTTATTTCAACTTTTTTATAGCTTAACAGATACTAGAATAGTGGGAAGTACTTTAGGAGAAAATGCTCTAGCAGCTGTTGGGGCAAGTACAGCAATAAGTACTCTACTTATTGGTTTTCTAACAGGGCTTACAAATGGATTTTCTATTATTATTGCTCAAAATTTTGGAGCAAAAAATGAAGAGAAAATAAGAAAAAGTATAGCGGGAACAATTTTATTAGGTTTTTTAACAGCACTATTTATAAGTTTTTTTAGTGTTACATTTTTAAAATCAATACTTAATATATTAAATGTTTCTGATGAAATTTTTCCACAATCTTATGGATATATTAGAGCTATTCTTTTAGGAATAATAGCTACTATGTTTTATAATGCTTTTGCTGGAATATTGAGGGCTATTGGAGATACAGTAGCTCCTCTTATATTTTTGGTTATAGCCTGTGGATTTAATATATTTTTAGATTTATATTTTATTCTTGGACTTGGAAAAGGGGTAGCAGGAGCAGCTTGGGCAACAGTTATTTCTCAAGGGATATCAGTGCTATTTTGTGTAATATATATGTGGAAAAAATATCCAAATCTTAGATTAAAGAAAGAGGACTTCAAAATAGATATACAGCTTGTAAAAAAACTTTATGGTTCAGGGTTATCTATGGGTATGATGATGTCCCTTGTATATTTTGGAACTTTAGCTTTACAAATAGCTATCAATACTCTTGGAACAAATACAATAGTAGCTCATACAGCAGCTAGAAAGATAACAGAATTTTTTATGCTGCCATTTGGAGTGATGAGTATTACAATGGCAACATATTGTGGACAAAATAAAGGGGCTAGAGAGTATAAGAGAATAAAAATAGGAATTTGGCAAGCTCTCTATATAACTTGGGCTTGGTGTGCTTTTATTTTAGTATTGAGTTATACAATTTCTCCACAGTTAGTATATTTAGTTACAGGTACTGAAATCTCTGAGATAATTGATACAGCAGAAAAATATTTGAAAATAAATACAATATTTTATTTTGTACCAGCTATGATATGTATATTGAGAAATGCTATGCAGGGAATAGGAGATTTAATAACACCAATATTTTCTAGTTTTATTGAGTTAATTGGAAAAGTAGCCATAGCCTTTTTCCTTACACCTAGTATAGGATATATGGGAATAATAGTTTCTGAACCAATTGTATGGGTATTAATGGTAATTCCTTTAATAGTAAAAATTATAAGAAATCCGATATTTAAAAATTTAGATAAGGGTGAATAA
- a CDS encoding NUDIX hydrolase N-terminal domain-containing protein codes for MEDKILKWAIELQSLAQAGLYYGKDIYDIERFQRIREIASEMVAEKSGLSLEKVNDLFCCETGYQTPKLDTRAAIFQEDKILLVQERNGKWSLPGGWVDVACSIKENTIKEVWEEAGLEVSADRIIAIEDRDKHNKPEYIYKVCKVFVLCTVKGGEFKKNIETLQSGYFSLDELPELSEDKNSREQIEMCFEAYKNPDWKVFFD; via the coding sequence ATGGAAGATAAAATCTTAAAATGGGCAATAGAATTACAAAGTCTAGCACAAGCAGGATTATATTATGGAAAAGATATCTATGATATAGAAAGATTTCAGAGAATAAGAGAGATTGCTAGTGAAATGGTAGCTGAAAAAAGTGGACTCTCTTTAGAGAAGGTAAATGATTTATTCTGTTGTGAAACTGGGTATCAAACTCCTAAGTTAGATACAAGAGCAGCTATATTTCAAGAGGATAAGATTTTACTTGTTCAAGAGCGTAATGGAAAATGGTCATTACCTGGTGGTTGGGTAGATGTAGCTTGTTCAATAAAAGAAAATACAATAAAAGAGGTTTGGGAAGAAGCAGGTTTAGAAGTAAGTGCAGATAGAATAATAGCAATAGAGGATAGAGATAAACACAATAAGCCTGAATATATTTATAAGGTTTGTAAAGTTTTTGTGCTTTGTACTGTAAAAGGTGGAGAGTTTAAAAAGAATATTGAAACTTTACAAAGTGGATATTTTTCTTTAGATGAATTACCTGAATTATCAGAGGATAAAAATAGTAGAGAGCAGATAGAGATGTGTTTTGAGGCATATAAAAATCCAGATTGGAAAGTATTTTTTGATTAA
- a CDS encoding NfeD family protein, whose product MWTWFLLGIVFLGIEAISFGLISIWFAIGAFVAMFFTHLPIDYQFFIFIGVSGISLLLIRKTALVFLKGRGEELDRITKSKIKVENIEQRGNVEIYLVRLDGKIWEAICDEKLIIGEIAQVEKIQGNKLILNKLNN is encoded by the coding sequence ATGTGGACTTGGTTTTTATTAGGAATAGTTTTTTTAGGAATTGAAGCTATAAGTTTTGGCTTAATATCTATTTGGTTTGCTATTGGAGCTTTTGTAGCTATGTTTTTTACTCATCTTCCCATAGATTATCAATTTTTTATCTTTATAGGAGTATCAGGTATCTCACTTTTACTTATTAGAAAAACAGCCTTGGTATTTTTAAAAGGAAGAGGAGAAGAGCTAGATAGAATTACAAAGTCTAAAATAAAAGTAGAAAATATAGAGCAAAGAGGAAATGTTGAGATATATTTAGTAAGACTAGATGGAAAAATTTGGGAAGCTATCTGTGATGAAAAATTAATAATTGGAGAGATAGCTCAAGTAGAAAAGATACAAGGAAATAAACTGATTTTAAATAAATTAAATAATTAA
- a CDS encoding SPFH domain-containing protein, whose amino-acid sequence MFFIFLLILVVIILLATHVRIVSQSQAFVIERLGAYLTTWDVGLNVLIPFIDRIVRKVSLKEQVLDFPPQPVITKDNVTMQIDSVIYFQITDPKLYTYGVEKPLSAIENLTATTLRNIIGEMELDHTLTSRDTINTKMRAILDEATDPWGIKINRVELKNIIPPAEIQDAMEKQMKAERERRESILRAEGQKKSSILVAEGEKEAAILRAEAKKEAEIREAEGKAEAILKIQNAEAEAIRLLKEAGADKAVLALKGMEAFAKVADGKATKIIIPSELQNVVTLSELFHESSKKEVK is encoded by the coding sequence ATGTTTTTTATATTTTTATTAATTTTAGTTGTAATTATATTATTAGCTACACATGTAAGAATTGTTTCACAATCACAAGCTTTTGTAATTGAAAGATTAGGAGCTTATCTAACTACTTGGGACGTTGGACTAAATGTTTTAATTCCATTTATAGATAGAATTGTTAGAAAAGTTTCTCTAAAAGAGCAAGTTTTAGATTTTCCACCACAGCCAGTTATTACAAAAGATAACGTTACTATGCAGATTGATTCTGTAATATATTTTCAAATTACAGACCCTAAGCTATATACTTATGGAGTAGAAAAACCTCTTAGTGCCATAGAAAATCTAACAGCTACAACTCTTAGAAATATAATTGGAGAGATGGAGTTAGACCATACTCTTACTTCTAGAGATACTATTAATACAAAAATGAGGGCTATATTAGATGAAGCAACAGATCCATGGGGAATAAAAATTAATAGAGTGGAGTTAAAAAATATTATTCCACCAGCTGAGATACAAGATGCTATGGAAAAACAAATGAAAGCTGAAAGAGAGAGAAGAGAATCAATCTTAAGAGCTGAAGGACAAAAGAAATCTTCTATTCTAGTGGCAGAGGGAGAGAAGGAAGCAGCTATTTTAAGAGCTGAAGCTAAAAAAGAAGCTGAGATTAGGGAAGCAGAAGGTAAAGCGGAGGCAATACTTAAAATACAAAATGCTGAGGCAGAAGCAATTAGATTATTAAAAGAAGCTGGAGCAGATAAAGCTGTACTTGCTCTAAAAGGTATGGAAGCTTTTGCTAAGGTAGCTGATGGAAAAGCAACTAAGATAATTATTCCTAGTGAATTGCAAAATGTAGTTACTCTAAGCGAACTTTTCCATGAGAGTAGCAAAAAAGAAGTTAAATAA
- a CDS encoding sirohydrochlorin cobaltochelatase produces MRTITKLFLSSMLLVNGTMALAHSDGGFVDKDFFKGMKKDDKAAILMVHFGTTFDDTRALTIDRINEKVKKEFKNVDVKEAYTSRIIMRRLKERGIVKLNPQEVLDELKAQGYTHVLVQGTNIMNGVESENLKNEVAFYEDSFKDIRLGAPLLTEAHDYEKVAKAIAEKIGPLKENQGVVLVGHGTHHFGGSAYAMMDYVFSAEGYENYAVGTVEGYPEFDNVVKKLKDRGVKDVILMPFMFVAGDHAQNDIAGDWNENLQKAGFTVSKVILMGLGQNEDIQNIYVDHIKFITHHKPEDIASKKVQYSKEKD; encoded by the coding sequence ATGAGAACAATTACAAAACTATTTCTAAGCTCAATGCTTTTAGTCAATGGGACTATGGCACTAGCTCATTCAGATGGAGGATTTGTGGACAAAGATTTTTTTAAAGGAATGAAGAAAGATGATAAGGCAGCTATCTTGATGGTACATTTTGGTACTACTTTTGACGACACTAGAGCTTTAACTATTGACAGAATCAATGAAAAAGTAAAAAAAGAATTTAAAAATGTAGATGTAAAAGAAGCTTATACTTCTAGAATTATTATGAGAAGATTGAAAGAGAGAGGAATTGTAAAATTAAATCCTCAAGAGGTGCTTGATGAATTAAAAGCACAAGGCTATACTCATGTATTAGTTCAAGGTACAAATATAATGAATGGAGTAGAGAGTGAAAACTTAAAAAATGAGGTAGCTTTTTATGAAGATTCATTTAAGGATATAAGATTAGGTGCTCCTCTTCTTACAGAGGCTCATGACTATGAGAAAGTAGCTAAAGCTATTGCTGAAAAAATTGGTCCACTAAAAGAAAATCAAGGAGTTGTTTTAGTAGGACATGGTACTCATCACTTTGGTGGTTCAGCTTATGCTATGATGGATTATGTTTTCTCTGCTGAAGGTTATGAAAATTATGCTGTAGGAACAGTTGAAGGATATCCAGAATTTGACAATGTAGTAAAAAAATTAAAAGATAGAGGGGTAAAAGATGTAATTCTTATGCCATTTATGTTTGTAGCTGGAGATCATGCTCAAAATGATATAGCTGGAGATTGGAATGAAAATCTACAAAAAGCTGGATTTACAGTATCAAAAGTTATTTTAATGGGACTAGGTCAAAATGAAGATATTCAAAATATCTATGTGGACCATATTAAATTTATAACTCATCACAAACCAGAAGATATAGCTTCTAAAAAAGTACAATACTCTAAAGAAAAAGATTAA